From Thermoplasmata archaeon, a single genomic window includes:
- a CDS encoding GNAT family protein has product MRPPTAQDAALLFEWYQDPELVAPFDRYEPDTVDAFAAGLAGAAGDPGSLYPRYAVELRATGTIVGCVGWYRAHPVLEYIDVWYLLGDPAQRGKGVGREAVQILVTELFRTQTVQRIGATCDVENVPSARLLERIGFRREGSLRGALFHHARWHDVYVYGVTRSEWPSPPKA; this is encoded by the coding sequence TTGCGTCCACCGACCGCCCAGGACGCAGCGCTCCTATTCGAATGGTACCAGGATCCGGAGCTCGTCGCGCCGTTCGACCGGTACGAGCCCGACACGGTCGACGCGTTCGCGGCCGGACTCGCCGGCGCGGCCGGAGACCCCGGCTCGCTCTATCCGCGGTACGCCGTGGAACTCCGGGCGACGGGGACCATCGTGGGGTGTGTCGGCTGGTACCGGGCGCATCCGGTCCTGGAGTACATCGACGTGTGGTACCTGCTCGGAGACCCTGCCCAACGCGGAAAGGGAGTTGGGCGCGAGGCCGTGCAGATCCTGGTGACCGAGCTGTTCCGAACCCAGACCGTCCAGAGGATCGGGGCGACCTGTGACGTGGAGAACGTTCCCTCGGCCCGACTCCTGGAGCGGATCGGGTTCCGGCGGGAGGGATCGCTGCGGGGCGCACTATTCCACCACGCGCGGTGGCACGATGTCTACGTCTACGGCGTCACGCGCTCGGAGTGGCCGTCTCCTCCAAAAGCGTGA
- a CDS encoding NAD-dependent epimerase/dehydratase family protein, translating into MGPSASRGPVVVTGGAGAIGQVLVRALLHRGHEVRVIDNLSSGQRSDLPDPASEPRLSILQADLREPKTWESQFDGAEAVWHLAANRDIRLGTSRPEIDLEQGTIASFHVIDAARRHAVPRAYLTSSCVIYGLPTVFPTPESYGPLEPQSLYGASKLAAEGLFSAYAHSYGLQSYIFRLANIIDARMNHGVIFDFFEKLKKDPRRLEVLGDGRQAKSYLRTEDCVAGMLLVADRADAKVNIYNLGTLDRISVREIAEKVVRAHGEKARIEFTGGSQGWAGDVPQLLLSIDRASALGWHPSYTSATAVDRTIAEVALARGLGR; encoded by the coding sequence ATGGGGCCGTCGGCGTCTCGAGGTCCGGTCGTCGTAACGGGCGGCGCCGGTGCGATCGGCCAAGTGCTCGTCCGCGCCCTGCTTCACCGCGGCCACGAGGTCCGGGTCATCGACAACCTCTCTTCCGGACAGAGAAGTGATCTGCCGGATCCCGCGTCGGAGCCTCGCCTCTCCATCCTCCAGGCGGACCTGAGGGAACCGAAGACCTGGGAGTCGCAGTTCGATGGGGCCGAAGCCGTCTGGCACCTGGCTGCGAACCGGGACATCCGGTTGGGCACGAGCCGGCCGGAGATCGATCTGGAGCAGGGCACCATTGCGTCGTTCCACGTGATCGACGCCGCTCGCCGCCACGCGGTCCCGCGGGCGTACCTCACCTCCTCGTGCGTGATCTACGGCTTGCCGACCGTCTTTCCCACGCCGGAGAGCTACGGCCCGCTGGAACCGCAGTCGCTCTACGGCGCCTCCAAGCTGGCGGCGGAAGGACTGTTCAGCGCGTACGCCCACTCCTACGGTCTGCAATCGTACATCTTCCGTCTCGCGAACATCATCGACGCCCGGATGAACCACGGCGTGATCTTCGATTTCTTCGAGAAGCTGAAGAAGGACCCCCGTCGCCTGGAGGTCCTCGGCGATGGACGTCAGGCAAAGAGCTACCTGCGCACCGAGGACTGCGTGGCCGGAATGCTCCTCGTCGCCGACCGCGCGGACGCGAAGGTGAACATCTACAACCTCGGGACCCTCGATCGCATTTCGGTGCGGGAGATCGCGGAAAAGGTGGTGCGCGCCCACGGCGAGAAGGCCCGGATCGAGTTCACCGGAGGGTCCCAGGGCTGGGCCGGCGACGTTCCCCAGTTGCTCCTGAGCATCGACCGTGCGAGTGCCCTCGGCTGGCACCCCTCGTACACCAGCGCCACCGCGGTCGATCGGACGATCGCCGAGGTTGCGCTCGCCCGGGGGCTCGGGCGCTAA
- a CDS encoding glycosyltransferase gives MAGRPRAPGEVTVIVTVLNDPRVRRAIESLRSQHHAIATIVIDDGGGPSGGIRRVVEEIARSDPRVQWLDAPGSVAQSRNTALARVDSEFVAFLDADEIAPADWLAHLLAPFSDPAVGFTGGPTPALAGSARGPGVRYYDGYLRRFYDVVARRHPHALPMGNSAWRMAVFDRCGPLDTTLSLGAGNEDHDMAVRTLEAGWTAAYVPEAYVEHDFSDLTSWRLLRKQSRYAFGGFALWRRRSSTYEASGLRLAPYVVLPGLTVLGAILLVPGPTRPMGEILLGIGAIGLGLLALGLTAQGFAWDRTYPGMRYRAFEILRRWATLWGAARGWLRFGWSGRRPGAGATAADPPASGKP, from the coding sequence ATGGCCGGACGCCCTCGCGCTCCCGGGGAAGTGACGGTCATCGTCACGGTCCTGAACGATCCTCGCGTCCGGAGAGCGATCGAGAGCCTACGATCGCAGCATCATGCGATCGCCACGATCGTCATCGACGACGGAGGCGGCCCCTCCGGCGGAATCCGGCGGGTCGTCGAGGAGATCGCCCGCTCCGATCCGCGCGTCCAGTGGCTGGATGCCCCGGGTTCGGTCGCACAGAGCCGGAACACCGCGCTCGCCCGGGTCGATTCGGAGTTCGTGGCCTTCCTGGACGCCGACGAGATCGCCCCCGCCGACTGGCTCGCGCATCTGCTCGCGCCGTTCTCCGACCCTGCGGTCGGCTTCACAGGGGGCCCGACGCCCGCTCTCGCAGGTTCGGCCCGTGGCCCCGGGGTCCGGTACTACGACGGGTACCTGCGCCGCTTCTACGATGTGGTCGCCCGTCGCCACCCCCACGCTCTCCCGATGGGAAACTCGGCGTGGCGCATGGCGGTCTTCGATCGGTGCGGTCCGCTCGACACGACCCTCTCTCTCGGCGCGGGCAACGAGGACCACGACATGGCCGTTCGGACCCTCGAGGCCGGCTGGACGGCCGCGTACGTCCCAGAAGCGTACGTCGAGCACGACTTTTCGGACCTGACCTCCTGGAGGCTCTTGCGCAAGCAATCGCGCTACGCGTTCGGCGGGTTCGCCCTGTGGCGACGGCGGAGCAGCACCTACGAAGCGTCGGGATTGCGCCTCGCGCCGTATGTGGTTCTGCCCGGGCTCACCGTTCTCGGGGCGATCCTCCTCGTACCGGGGCCGACTCGACCGATGGGGGAGATCCTGCTCGGCATCGGTGCGATCGGACTGGGCCTCCTCGCGCTCGGGCTCACGGCCCAGGGGTTCGCTTGGGATCGGACCTATCCCGGGATGCGATATCGGGCGTTCGAGATCCTCCGCCGATGGGCGACCCTATGGGGAGCGGCCCGGGGCTGGCTCCGATTCGGTTGGAGCGGACGACGGCCGGGCGCCGGGGCGACCGCGGCCGACCCTCCGGCGTCGGGCAAACCTTAA
- a CDS encoding catalase: protein MAQKRKTMTTAAGIPVADNENSLTAGPRGPVLMSDHELFERMAHFNRERVPERVVHAKGGGAHGTLTVTRSLARYTRAKLFQKAGNSCPAFVRFSTVAGEQGSADTARDPRGFAMKFYTEEGNWDLVGNNTPVFFVRDPLKFQDFIHSQKRHPETGRRDPTMQWDFWSLSPESLHQVTILMGDRGIPATWRNMNGYSSHTYSLWNEKGERFWVKWHFKTMQGNRILTDAQGVELAGSAPDFHRADLYDAIERKEYPKWKVQIQIMPEKGAETYPIHPFDLTKVWPHRDYPVQEVGILELNRNPANYFAEVEQAAFEPANLIPGMGASPDKMLQARLLSYADAHRYRIGINYVALPINRPLAPVNSYHRDGQTRFDENGGGSPNYEPNSFGGPVGDPTLKEPPLRISGDADRYDHHVGNEDYSQAGDLFRLMGPEERERLIGTIARSMATVPKEIQLRQIAQFTRADPDYGLGVARALGLEKPAKR from the coding sequence ATGGCACAGAAGCGCAAGACGATGACCACCGCTGCGGGGATTCCCGTAGCCGACAACGAGAACAGCCTCACGGCCGGCCCGCGGGGCCCCGTGCTGATGAGCGATCACGAGCTGTTCGAGCGAATGGCCCACTTCAACCGGGAGCGCGTCCCGGAGCGGGTGGTCCACGCGAAGGGGGGTGGCGCCCACGGCACGCTCACGGTCACACGTTCCCTCGCGAGGTACACGCGGGCGAAGCTGTTCCAGAAGGCCGGCAACTCCTGCCCGGCGTTCGTGCGCTTCAGCACCGTCGCGGGAGAACAGGGCTCGGCGGATACGGCGCGGGATCCGCGGGGCTTCGCGATGAAGTTCTACACGGAAGAGGGGAACTGGGACCTCGTGGGAAACAACACCCCGGTATTCTTCGTTCGCGACCCGCTGAAGTTCCAGGATTTCATCCACAGCCAGAAACGTCACCCCGAGACCGGACGGCGCGATCCCACGATGCAGTGGGACTTCTGGTCGCTCTCCCCGGAGTCGCTCCACCAGGTGACGATCCTGATGGGCGACCGGGGGATCCCCGCCACGTGGCGGAACATGAACGGCTACTCCTCCCACACCTACAGCCTGTGGAACGAGAAGGGCGAGCGGTTCTGGGTGAAGTGGCATTTCAAGACGATGCAGGGAAACCGCATCCTGACGGACGCGCAGGGCGTCGAGCTCGCGGGCTCGGCCCCGGACTTCCACCGGGCGGACCTCTACGACGCGATCGAGCGTAAGGAGTACCCGAAGTGGAAGGTCCAGATCCAGATCATGCCCGAGAAGGGGGCGGAGACGTACCCCATCCACCCGTTCGACCTGACGAAGGTCTGGCCGCACAGGGACTACCCCGTCCAGGAGGTGGGGATCCTCGAGCTCAACCGGAACCCAGCGAACTACTTCGCCGAAGTGGAGCAGGCGGCCTTCGAGCCGGCGAACCTTATCCCCGGGATGGGCGCCTCTCCAGACAAGATGCTCCAGGCGCGACTATTGTCCTACGCCGACGCGCATCGCTATCGGATCGGGATCAACTACGTGGCCCTCCCCATCAACCGGCCGCTGGCTCCGGTGAACTCCTACCACCGGGACGGCCAGACCCGCTTCGACGAGAACGGAGGCGGATCGCCCAACTACGAGCCCAATAGCTTCGGCGGCCCCGTGGGCGACCCGACGCTCAAGGAACCCCCGCTGCGGATCTCGGGCGATGCTGATCGCTACGATCACCACGTGGGCAACGAGGACTACTCTCAGGCGGGGGATCTGTTTCGGCTGATGGGCCCGGAGGAGCGCGAGCGCTTGATCGGGACCATCGCACGATCGATGGCCACGGTACCGAAGGAGATCCAGCTGCGGCAGATCGCGCAGTTCACGCGCGCCGACCCGGACTACGGCCTCGGCGTGGCTCGCGCCCTGGGTCTCGAGAAACCCGCGAAGCGCTAG
- the meaB gene encoding methylmalonyl Co-A mutase-associated GTPase MeaB, translating into MKGTARLPKAARDVRRGDRRALARLITAVENGDRSAEPTLRALYPFTGRAHVIGITGPLGVGKSSVINELIAHLRGLGRTVAVLAVDPSSPFSGGSVLGDRIRLDRAPEDSGVFIRSMASRGHAGGVAIATRASVRLLEAAGFEIVLVETVGSGQVDVEIRDVATTSVVVLVPHLGDEVQTMKAGLFEIADVFCVNKSDLPGAERAEKHLTDLAGTGRPRDGWTARIVATSTSPPRGIDWLWEAIAAHEAFLDAGGRRSEEERRRLAKEIAGRVRDRVGERILEDPALRGLVDRVLARTLDPETAARKLYAERFPSR; encoded by the coding sequence ATGAAAGGCACGGCACGGCTTCCGAAGGCGGCCCGGGACGTTCGCCGCGGGGACCGTCGGGCCCTCGCGCGGCTGATCACGGCCGTGGAGAACGGCGACCGCAGCGCCGAACCGACGCTGCGCGCGCTCTACCCGTTCACCGGCCGCGCCCACGTCATCGGCATCACCGGCCCGCTCGGCGTCGGAAAATCCTCGGTGATCAACGAGCTCATCGCGCATCTGCGGGGCCTCGGCCGGACGGTGGCGGTCCTCGCGGTCGATCCCTCGAGCCCGTTCTCGGGCGGATCGGTCCTGGGGGACCGGATCCGTCTCGATCGCGCGCCGGAGGATTCCGGAGTCTTCATCCGCTCGATGGCGAGCCGTGGACACGCCGGTGGGGTCGCGATCGCGACCCGGGCGAGCGTGCGCCTTCTCGAAGCGGCGGGTTTCGAGATCGTCCTCGTGGAGACCGTCGGGAGCGGCCAGGTCGACGTGGAGATCCGGGACGTCGCGACGACGAGCGTGGTCGTTCTCGTCCCGCACCTGGGGGACGAGGTCCAGACGATGAAGGCCGGCCTCTTCGAGATCGCGGACGTCTTCTGCGTGAACAAGTCCGATCTTCCCGGAGCGGAACGCGCCGAGAAGCACCTCACCGACCTCGCCGGGACCGGCCGGCCTCGGGACGGGTGGACGGCCCGCATCGTCGCGACGTCGACCTCGCCGCCCCGCGGGATCGATTGGCTCTGGGAGGCGATCGCCGCCCACGAAGCGTTCCTCGATGCGGGCGGCCGCCGGAGCGAGGAGGAGCGCCGCCGGCTCGCGAAGGAGATTGCCGGCCGGGTGCGCGACCGGGTCGGAGAACGGATCCTCGAGGATCCTGCCCTGCGCGGGCTGGTCGACCGTGTGCTCGCGCGCACGCTTGATCCCGAAACCGCGGCTCGCAAGCTGTACGCCGAGCGCTTCCCGTCCCGCTAG
- a CDS encoding cobalamin B12-binding domain-containing protein, translated as MVRQVKQPPIRVLIAKPGLDGHDRGAKIVARALRDAGMEVIYAGLRQTPEAIVQAAIEEDVDLVGVSILSGAHMALIPRIVQLLKKEKASDIPVFAGGIIPDEDARRLKKLGVRAIFGPGASLEEIVTTARTLAGRST; from the coding sequence ATGGTCCGTCAGGTGAAGCAGCCTCCGATCCGGGTCCTGATCGCCAAGCCCGGGTTGGACGGGCACGACCGAGGGGCCAAGATCGTCGCCCGAGCCCTGCGGGACGCGGGCATGGAAGTGATCTACGCCGGGCTCCGGCAGACCCCGGAGGCGATCGTTCAGGCCGCAATCGAGGAGGATGTCGACCTGGTCGGCGTCTCGATCCTGTCCGGGGCGCACATGGCGCTCATCCCTCGGATCGTCCAGCTCCTGAAGAAAGAGAAGGCCAGCGACATCCCCGTATTTGCCGGGGGAATCATTCCGGACGAGGATGCCCGCCGGCTGAAGAAGCTCGGAGTCCGGGCGATCTTCGGACCCGGTGCGTCGCTGGAAGAGATCGTGACGACGGCACGCACGCTCGCCGGCCGTTCGACATGA
- a CDS encoding transposase, whose amino-acid sequence MAAMAETMGALQMDAERTEKGRQIAATPGAVEEVNDGVFLVKSQSGPGAYRVSVGVGSVACNCPDFAKRNLPCKHAASVRFYLEKQTILPSGEVQSERVPVSYPQAWAAYDRAQMEEVRLFDVLLRDLVAGVPEPERDPRRAGRHPIPLADQLFCAVQKVYSQLSCRRAHSLFGFAVERGQLPKVPHYTLSSEALNRPELTPVLEELVTRSAFPLAALEGGFAPDSTGIRTTSFGAWMEDKHGDAREHIWLKAHALAGVKTHVIVRASVTGKNGGDNPEFAPLVRQAAQAGFPLKEVYADKAYSSRANYALAQEIGFDLYVPFKSSAKPRPAARGHKGPEAHSELWRKAFFFFQLHRDEFEVKYHARSNVESVFSALKRKFGETLRSRTPTAQTNELLAKILAYNLTVVIHEIFEHGIVPDFLRGTTSSKIDAATRVGESGRP is encoded by the coding sequence ATGGCGGCGATGGCGGAGACGATGGGCGCACTTCAGATGGACGCAGAGCGAACCGAGAAGGGGCGGCAGATCGCCGCCACCCCCGGAGCGGTCGAGGAGGTCAACGACGGGGTATTCCTCGTGAAGTCCCAAAGCGGCCCCGGTGCTTACCGAGTCTCGGTGGGAGTCGGAAGCGTCGCGTGTAACTGCCCAGATTTCGCTAAGCGCAACCTACCCTGCAAGCATGCGGCCTCGGTTCGGTTCTACCTTGAGAAGCAGACCATCCTACCGTCCGGCGAGGTCCAGAGTGAGCGGGTCCCCGTAAGTTATCCCCAAGCGTGGGCGGCGTACGACCGCGCCCAGATGGAGGAAGTTCGGCTCTTCGACGTGCTTCTACGGGACCTTGTGGCGGGAGTTCCGGAGCCGGAGCGCGATCCTCGCCGTGCCGGCCGGCACCCCATCCCGCTCGCGGACCAACTCTTCTGCGCCGTGCAGAAGGTCTACTCCCAACTCTCCTGCCGCCGCGCCCACTCCCTCTTCGGGTTCGCGGTGGAGCGCGGCCAGCTTCCGAAGGTCCCTCACTACACCCTCTCATCCGAGGCGTTGAACCGCCCGGAATTGACCCCGGTCCTTGAGGAGCTAGTCACCCGCTCCGCGTTCCCGCTCGCGGCTCTCGAAGGAGGCTTCGCTCCCGACTCCACCGGAATCCGCACGACTTCGTTCGGTGCGTGGATGGAGGATAAGCACGGGGACGCCCGGGAGCACATATGGCTCAAGGCCCACGCGCTCGCCGGCGTCAAGACGCATGTTATCGTTCGGGCCTCGGTCACCGGGAAGAATGGCGGAGACAACCCCGAGTTCGCGCCCTTGGTTCGGCAGGCCGCTCAAGCCGGCTTCCCGCTCAAGGAGGTATACGCGGATAAGGCGTACTCCTCCCGGGCGAACTACGCGCTCGCTCAAGAGATAGGGTTCGACCTCTACGTGCCCTTCAAGTCGAGCGCAAAGCCGCGCCCGGCCGCTCGCGGACACAAGGGGCCGGAAGCCCACTCCGAGCTTTGGCGGAAGGCGTTCTTCTTCTTCCAACTGCACCGTGACGAGTTCGAGGTCAAGTACCACGCCCGGTCGAATGTGGAGTCGGTGTTCTCCGCGCTCAAGCGGAAGTTCGGTGAGACGCTCCGATCCCGGACACCGACCGCTCAGACGAACGAACTGCTGGCCAAGATTCTGGCCTACAACCTGACCGTGGTGATTCACGAGATTTTCGAGCACGGGATCGTGCCGGATTTCCTTCGCGGCACGACATCCTCCAAAATCGATGCCGCGACGCGCGTAGGAGAATCAGGACGGCCGTAG